The following proteins are co-located in the Sardina pilchardus chromosome 24, fSarPil1.1, whole genome shotgun sequence genome:
- the pex3 gene encoding peroxisomal biogenesis factor 3 — protein sequence MLSPWSFLKRHKKKFLFTGVLVGGGYLLSKYAQRKLQEFQEKEATEYITQARRQYHFESNQRTCNMTVLSMLPSLKEAIIIRLDSESLTSLLKTRPANKFEIWEDLKIISFARSVVAVYSTCMLVVLLRVQLNIIGGYLYLDNSVNKTGTVPFAPPEVQQQYLSSIQHLLGDGLNELMTVVKKAVQDVMGGMSLKQNLSLQELDQQLESIRQRVEEGFGTASHKPLSWYLMPDEENTLEAQVCGSNGNDDLTLKLLNETRDMLETPDFNMVLNTCLRRGFSRFLDNMAEFFHLPQGCATSLEVSGNLSLERLPLAKIIPIVNGQIHSICSEIPSHFVQDLLLIDQVKKFAANVYETFSSPQELQQ from the coding sequence ATGCTGTCTCCGTGGAGTTTCCTCAAGCGTCACAAAAAGAAGTTCCTCTTCACCGGAGTGCTCGTTGGAGGAGGATACCTACTGAGTAAATATGCCCAAAGAAAGTTGCAGGAATTTCAGGAAAAAGAGGCTACAGAATACATTACTCAAGCCAGACGGCAGTATCACTTTGAGAGTAACCAGAGGACATGCAACATGACTGTTCTGTCTATGCTGCCATCTCTAAAAGAAGCCATTATTATCCGCTTAGATTCAGAGAGCCTTACGTCGTTGCTGAAGACGAGGCCAGCTAACAAGTTTGAAATCTGGGAGGACCTGAAAATAATCAGTTTTGCCAGGAGTGTAGTagctgtgtacagtacgtgcatgTTGGTTGTTCTACTACGAGTTCAGCTCAACATCATTGGTGGTTACCTGTACTTGGATAACTCCGTGAATAAAACTGGAACGGTCCCATTTGCACCACCTGAAGTTCAACAACAGTACTTGTCCAGTATTCAGCATCTTCTTGGAGATGGGCTGAATGAGTTGATGACTGTAGTGAAAAAAGCAGTACAAGATGTGATGGGAGGCATGTCTCTGAAGCAGAACCTGTCACTGCAGGAGTTGGACCAGCAACTAGAGAGCATCAGACAACGTGTAGAGGAGGGCTTCGGAACAGCATCACACAAGCCTCTCTCCTGGTATTTGATGCCAGACGAGGAGAATACACTTGAGGCTCAGGTGTGTGGTTCGAATGGGAATGATGACCTGACTCTGAAGCTGCTGAATGAAACTAGAGACATGTTGGAGACCCCTGACTTCAACATGGTACTCAACACTTGTCTGCGCAGAGGGTTCAGTCGCTTCCTTGATAACATGGCAGAGTTCTTTCACCTGCCACAGGGATGTGCCACATCTCTAGAAGTATCTGGAAATCTCTCACTTGAACGTCTTCCACTTGCCAAAATCATCCCCATTGTCAACGGACAGATTCATTCAATATGTAGTGAAATACCCAGTCATTTTGTCCAGGACCTCCTGTTGATTGACCAGGTGAAGAAATTTGCAGCTAATGTTTATGAGACATTCAGCAGTCCACAAGAACTTCAACAATGA
- the LOC134072417 gene encoding nucleoporin 88-like — MAVEIGERWKQELPNHDIFSILQDKFSSEYQANKRSKNLTFCVDRDFFIWDDADCVFYATNLGELNVEEGLNSSKHQTLLCINPPMFEVCEVLLSPTQSHVALVGQRGITVLELPQRWGKKSEFEGGRIKINCKTIPVAERLFTSSVSVTLRQAVWYPSEAEEPHLVLLTSDNTIRFYSLKEPQNPAKVLSVAQAEDDSRTQTRGRSYAASLGEIAVAFDFGSRSDASRLLTSQRLRDEAIVYPLYILYENGETFLSYVSLAHSVGCLGKILGPLPMIPAAEDNYGYDACALLCLPSTPGILVIATETGTLYHCIVLESDEDEDGGLVERWSRGSEVVPSLYVFECVELELTLKLAPTEDEEVVESDFTCPIRLHRDPLCQYRYHCTHEAGVHSVGLTWFSKLRKFLQSDEEDKDSLQEFAAEQRCVVEHILCTKPLNNSFPSPVRGFWIVSDLSLDACMICITSSYDCLLLPLLSAIRPASPALLCSQSEAGPVGSPLRGLGDDSLEQHIRTILARSSANPLALRTGARGDSSLTPECLQLLSRATQVFREEYILKQNLAREEMQRRVKLLTAQKNKQLEDLALCREDRKSLCETAERLADKYEDAKYRQDAIMKRVKRIMSCQRSQLPVMSNSEKDMKKELQTISDQLHHLCNGIKQVNMKKEYQMKQISKVNSPARPSIALNVQQRKYVQGVLKEQGGQIADMMKQIKELKNHVNF, encoded by the exons ATGGCGGTCGAGATAGGAGAACGATGGAAACAAGAACTCCCTAATCACGATATCTTCAGTATATTACAAGACAAATTTAGTTCGGAATATCAGGCAAATAAAAGATCTAAAAATCTCACATTCTGTGTAGATAGAGATTTCTTTATTTGGGATGATGCAGATTGTGTCTTCTACGCAACAAACCTGGGGGAGCTGAACGTCGAAGAGGGGCTGAACAGCTCAAAGCACCAA ACTCTGCTTTGTATCAACCCTCCTAtgtttgaagtgtgtgaagTGCTGCTGAGTCCCACGCAATCCCACGTAGCCCTCGTAGGTCAACGGGGCATCACGGTCCTCGAACTGCCCCAACGCTGGGGTAAGAAATCCGAATTTGAGGGTGGACGAATCAAAATCAACTGCAa GACCATCCCTGTGGCAGAGCGTCTGTTCACCAGTTCAGTGTCAGTCACGCTGCGGCAGGCTGTGTGGTACCCCAGTGAAGCAGAGGAGCCACACCTGGTGCTGCTGACCTCCGACAACACAATCAG GTTCTACAGCCTTAAAGAACCTCAGAACCCAGCCAAAGTTCTGTCGGTGGCACAGGCAGAGGATGACAGCCGGACACAGACACGAGG GCGTTCCTACGCAGCCTCTTTGGGTGAGATCGCCGTGGCTTTTGACTTTGGGTCACGGTCCGATGCTTCCCGCCTCCTGACCAGCCAGCGTCTCAGAGACGAGGCGATAGTTTATCCCCTCTACATCCTCTATGAGAACGGAGAGACCTTTCTCAGCTACGTCTCCCTAGCTCACAG TGTGGGTTGCCTGGGAAAGATCCTCGGCCCTCTTCCTATGATTCCCGCTGCGGAGGATAACTACGGCTACGATGCCTGTGCATTGCTCTGTTTACCCTCTACGCCCGGCATCCTGGTCATCGCCACGGAAACGGGTACACTGTACCACTGCATCGTGCTGGAAAGTGATGAAGACGAAGATGGTGGT CTTGTGGAGAGGTGGTCCAGGGGCTCTGAGGTGGTGCCCTCTCTGTACGTGTTTGAGTGCGTGGAGCTGGAGCTGACCCTCAAACTGGCCCCCACAGAGGACGAGGAGGTGGTCGAGTCGGACTTCACCTGCCCAATCAGATTGCACAGAG ATCCCCTGTGCCAGTACAGGTACCACTGCACGCATGAGGCAGGTGTGCACAGTGTGGGCCTGACGTGGTTCAGCAAGCTGCGCAAGTTCCTCCAGTCAG ATGAAGAGGACAAGGACAGCCTCCAGGAGTttgcagcagagcagagatgTGTGGTGGAGCACATTCTGTGCACTAAGCCTCTTAACAACAG TTTCCCGTCTCCAGTGCGGGGTTTCTGGATTGTGTCGGACCTCTCTCTGGATGCCTGCATGATCTGCATCACCAGCTCCTATGATTGCCTACTGCTCCCTCTGCT GAGTGCCATTCGTCCCGCCTCACCCGCTCTGCTGTGCTCCCAGTCAGAGGCGGGGCCTGTGGGCTCTCCTCTGCGTGGATTGGGCGACGACTCACTGGAGCAGCACATTCGCACAATTCTGGCGCGCAGCTCAGCCAATCCGCTAGCACTTAG GACGGGGGCGAGAGGCGATTCATCTTTGACCCCCGAGTGCCTGCAGCTGCTCAGCAGAGCCACGCAGGTGTTCCGGGAGGAGTACATCCTGAAGCAGAACCTGGCCCGCGAGGAGATGCAGAGGAG GGTGAAGCTCTTGACGGCTCAGAAGAACAAGCAGCTAGAGGACTTGGCCCTGTGCAGGGAGGACAG GAAAAGTCTTTGTGAAACTGCAGAGCGCTTAGCTGATAAGTACGAGGATGCCAAATACCGGCAGGATGCCATCATGAAAAG agtAAAGCGTATCATGAGCTGCCAGCGCAGTCAGCTTCCGGTGATGTCCAACAGCGAGAAGGACATGAAGAAGGAGCTGCAGACCATCAGTGACCAGCTGCATCACCTTTGCAATGGCATCAAACAG GTAAACATGAAGAAGGAGTACCAGATGAAGCAGATCAGTAAGGTCAATTCTCCCGCCAGACCCAGCATAGCACTGAACGTCCAGCAGAGGAAATATGTTCAGGGGGTTCTCAAAGAACA GGGTGGACAGATTGCAGATATGATGAAACAGATAAAGGAACTGAAGAACCATGTCAATTTTTGA
- the si:dkey-154b15.1 gene encoding uncharacterized protein si:dkey-154b15.1 produces the protein MEGTTIEVCGVPDILPPDRTVDKLTIHFLRPKHGGGEVLKVIYPTSTKGQAFVVFELSEVAAQVARLEQTLDMGLAEQFPLKVEIIDRSEVDLPVEATLDLSMFPDQSEVLRLLQKHNFEVSQAGSSPGIVLLQGTFLSLRAVRTLLQKQLQEPLQHHARHHANGDRPLSLLDGNASGALPKYSSRTLPYANGSHGNASERSTTNSSQDYLSARSSSVSRSPAGLDSSSAGSEQSLSSYYHSRDGRSSRKPGYLLQDSGAPQSLPIYPSETLTTKPPLQRVTSSIRETTLPVEADAFCYTWSFAKDNVDTILKRYGIEYGTEGNSGVTTLILKGRECERAKQELGVLFQKVSSSLCTQEIHLSELSHVRKSQIGKEIQKCKDIFKVMIRQTDNSIVIIGTSSDSYAMKQRVLGEPEALPAPGRTGRNTERGSTARRSASLPKHQKLRSDQDSRTRMDSAGPQTYSPLPYQDSKPHERAVMAGSRSRTSSESRDRAVAHRSVPNTQLEPTSPSRGHQKPPSMKETLVSLINPTAIKNKLTKKK, from the exons ATGGAAGGAACGACCATTGAAGTTTGTGGAGTGCCTGATATCCTTCCCCCCGATCGCACTGTGGACAAGCTCACAATCCACTTTTTACGACCCAAACATGGGGGCGGGGAGGTTCTAAAAGTAATCTATCCCACCTCCACTAAAGGGCAAGCCTTTGTCGTATTCGAGCTCAGTGAAG TGGCGGCCCAGGTTGCACGTTTGGAACAGACCTTGGATATGGGCCTGGCTGAGCAGTTTCCCCTGAAGGTTGAGATTATAGACCGGTCTGAG GTGGACCTACCTGTTGAGGCCACGTTGGACCTGTCCATGTTCCCTGACCAGAGTGAAGTCCTTCGTCTCCTGCAGAAGCACAACTTTGAGGTGTCTCAGGCCGGCTCCAGTCCCGGCATAGTGCTGCTGCAGGGGACTTTCCTGAGCCTGCGCGCGGTCCGTACCCTGCTGCAGAAACAGCTGCAGGAGCCACTCCAGCACCACGCCAGGCATCACGCCAATGGAGACCGCCCCTTGTCGCTCTTAGATGGCAACGCCTCAGGTGCGCTCCCCAAATACTCATCCAGAACGCTACCTTACGCGAACGGGTCCCATGGTAACGCGAGTGAGCGTTCTACTACTAACAGCTCACAGGACTACCTGAGCGCAAGGAGCTCGTCAGTTAGCAGGAGCCCGGCAGGGTTAGATAGCTCTTCCGCCGGCTCAGAGCAGTCGCTTTCGTCGTATTATCACTCGCGGGACGGGAGATCTTCTCGAAAACCAGGCTATTTGTTGCAGGACTCGGGAGCTCCTCAAAGCTTACCCATCTATCCAAGTGAGACTTTGACAACCAAACCACCACTGCAGCGGGTGACGTCGTCTATCAGGGAGACCACTCTCCCAGTGGAGGCAGATGCCTTTTGTTATACCTGGAGCTTCGCCAAAGACAATGTAGACACCATACTCAAAAGATATGGCATAGAATATGGAACAGAGGGGAATTCAGGGGTAACAACCCTTATTCTGAAGGgaagagaatgtgagagagccAAGCAGGAGCTGGGTGTTCTATTCCAGAAGGTTTCCTCATCTTTATGCACCCAAGAGATACATTTGTCTGAACTCAGTCACGTGAGGAAATCACAAATTGGCAAAGAGATCCAGAAATGTAAAGATATATTTAAAGTGATGATCAGACAAACGGATAACTCGATTGTAATCATTGGAACTTCCTCAGACAGCTATGCTATGAAGCAGCGAGTTTTAGGAGAACCTGAAGCCTTACCAGCGCCTGGGCGCACAGGCCGAAATACTGAACGAGGGTCCACAGCTCGGCGTAGTGCATCCTTGCCCAAACACCAGAAGTTAAGGTCTGACCAGGACAGTAGAACAAGGATGGACTCGGCTGGGCCTCAGACCTATTCTCCGTTACCTTACCAGGACAGTAAGCCTCATGAAAGGGCGGTCATGGCAGGGTCACGCAGTAGAACCAGCTCAGAGAGCAGAGATAGGGCAGTGGCTCATAGGTCTGTGCCCAATACACAACTGGAGCCTACGTCGCCCTCTAGAGGACATCAAAAACCTCCATCAATGAAGGAAACACTAGTTTCACTAATCAATCCAACAGCAATTAAAAAcaagttgaccaaaaaaaaGTAG